Proteins found in one Leguminivora glycinivorella isolate SPB_JAAS2020 chromosome 22, LegGlyc_1.1, whole genome shotgun sequence genomic segment:
- the LOC125237933 gene encoding clavesin-2-like isoform X1, with translation MTSNLRTKMATSVLQPESRREHEPKAEIAESPRLTDDERMAILEAKERETGELPVELRERARLEMREEPAIREHALAQMRHFIEKHPAIKKSRTDAPFLLRFLRTKKYSIPQACSMLERYLTLRQVHPHWFQKLDPLDPKIAAVIDAGYLVPLPKRDSEGRRVVLSCMGRFDPHVYDSCVMARVHSMIVEMLLDEPRSQLLGYTHVNDEAGMQMPHVSLWSFNDVRTMLNCIQNSTPMRHKCTHFVNVPHYGAKFFEFAVSLLSDKLKDRVMFHRTTQDLNKHVDPAILPKEYGGTVPLRDMIEELKRKLLKHREELLALDEMCVDVNALEKNDITQDIHSTAGSFRKLELD, from the exons ATGACGTCAAACCTAAG AACCAAAATGGCGACATCAGTCCTTCAACCAGAATCGCGGCGTGAACACGAACCGAAGGCGGAAATAGCCGAGTCCCCCCGACTGACCGACGATGAGCGAATGGCGATCCTCGAAGCGAAAGAGAGAGAGACAGGAGAGCTGCCCGTAGAACTGAGGGAGAGGGCGAGATTGGAGATGAGAGAAGAACCGGCAATTAGGGAGCATGCTTTGGCGCAAATGAGGCATTTTATAGAGAAGCATCCGGCCATCAAGAAGTCTAGGACAG ACGCACCATTCCTCCTCCGTTTCCTCCGCACCAAGAAGTATTCCATCCCACAAGCCTGCTCCATGCTGGAACGCTACCTCACGCTGCGTCAGGTCCACCCCCACTGGTTCCAGAAGCTAGACCCCTTGGACCCTAAGATAGCGGCTGTTATTGATGCTGGATACTTGGTTCCGCTGCCGAAGAGGGATTCTGAAGGCAGAAGAGTGGTGTTATCTTGCATGG GCCGCTTCGATCCCCACGTCTACGATAGCTGCGTGATGGCGCGCGTTCACTCCATGATAGTAGAAATGCTACTGGACGAGCCAAGAAGCCAACTGCTCGGCTACACCCACGTGAATGACGAGGCAGGCATGCAGATGCCGCACGTTAGTCTATGGTCCTTCAACGATGTTAGAACTATGCTCAACTGTATCCAG AATTCTACACCGATGCGCCACAAATGTACTCACTTTGTCAACGTGCCTCACTACGGAGCTAAGTTCTTCGAATTCGCCGTGTCGCTGCTCAGTGATAAACTAAAGGACCGTGTTATG TTCCACCGCAccacccaagacttgaataagCACGTTGATCCCGCTATCTTGCCCAAAGAATATGGCGGCACGGTTCCTCTACGCGACATGATTGAAGAGTTGAAACGCAAACTTCTTAAACACAGAGAAGAATTACTAGCACTGGACGAAATGTGTGTAGATGTAAACGCTCTCGAGAAGAATGATATAACTCAAGATATTCATTCTACAGCTGGGTCATTCAGAAAACTTGAATTGGATTAA
- the LOC125237933 gene encoding clavesin-2-like isoform X2, protein MATSVLQPESRREHEPKAEIAESPRLTDDERMAILEAKERETGELPVELRERARLEMREEPAIREHALAQMRHFIEKHPAIKKSRTDAPFLLRFLRTKKYSIPQACSMLERYLTLRQVHPHWFQKLDPLDPKIAAVIDAGYLVPLPKRDSEGRRVVLSCMGRFDPHVYDSCVMARVHSMIVEMLLDEPRSQLLGYTHVNDEAGMQMPHVSLWSFNDVRTMLNCIQNSTPMRHKCTHFVNVPHYGAKFFEFAVSLLSDKLKDRVMFHRTTQDLNKHVDPAILPKEYGGTVPLRDMIEELKRKLLKHREELLALDEMCVDVNALEKNDITQDIHSTAGSFRKLELD, encoded by the exons ATGGCGACATCAGTCCTTCAACCAGAATCGCGGCGTGAACACGAACCGAAGGCGGAAATAGCCGAGTCCCCCCGACTGACCGACGATGAGCGAATGGCGATCCTCGAAGCGAAAGAGAGAGAGACAGGAGAGCTGCCCGTAGAACTGAGGGAGAGGGCGAGATTGGAGATGAGAGAAGAACCGGCAATTAGGGAGCATGCTTTGGCGCAAATGAGGCATTTTATAGAGAAGCATCCGGCCATCAAGAAGTCTAGGACAG ACGCACCATTCCTCCTCCGTTTCCTCCGCACCAAGAAGTATTCCATCCCACAAGCCTGCTCCATGCTGGAACGCTACCTCACGCTGCGTCAGGTCCACCCCCACTGGTTCCAGAAGCTAGACCCCTTGGACCCTAAGATAGCGGCTGTTATTGATGCTGGATACTTGGTTCCGCTGCCGAAGAGGGATTCTGAAGGCAGAAGAGTGGTGTTATCTTGCATGG GCCGCTTCGATCCCCACGTCTACGATAGCTGCGTGATGGCGCGCGTTCACTCCATGATAGTAGAAATGCTACTGGACGAGCCAAGAAGCCAACTGCTCGGCTACACCCACGTGAATGACGAGGCAGGCATGCAGATGCCGCACGTTAGTCTATGGTCCTTCAACGATGTTAGAACTATGCTCAACTGTATCCAG AATTCTACACCGATGCGCCACAAATGTACTCACTTTGTCAACGTGCCTCACTACGGAGCTAAGTTCTTCGAATTCGCCGTGTCGCTGCTCAGTGATAAACTAAAGGACCGTGTTATG TTCCACCGCAccacccaagacttgaataagCACGTTGATCCCGCTATCTTGCCCAAAGAATATGGCGGCACGGTTCCTCTACGCGACATGATTGAAGAGTTGAAACGCAAACTTCTTAAACACAGAGAAGAATTACTAGCACTGGACGAAATGTGTGTAGATGTAAACGCTCTCGAGAAGAATGATATAACTCAAGATATTCATTCTACAGCTGGGTCATTCAGAAAACTTGAATTGGATTAA